GTGCGGATCACCTTGATCATCAGGTCGGTGCCGATGTTGCCCGAGCCGATGATGGCGACCTTGGTTCTGTCAGTCATGGGTATTTCCTTCGTTGAACGTGGCGCGGACGGTGCCGAGGCCGGAGATCTCGACGACCACCTCGTCGCCGGGGCGCAGCGGCCGCATCGGGCCGAGGGCGCCGGAGAGGATCACCTGTCCGGCGCGGAGCGGTTCGCCGAAATCACGCGCGGCGCGGGCCAGCCAGGCGACGGCGTTGAGCGGGTCGCCGAGGCAGGCGGCGCCGTCGCCCGTCGAGACCTCCGCGCCGTTGATCAGCATCCGCATGCCGACCTCGACCGGCGTGAACTCGTCCAGGGTCAGGTGCCGGGTCCCCAGCACGTAGACGCCGGACGACGCGTTGTCGGCGACGGTGTCGGCGAAGGCGATGTCCCAGCCGTCGATCCGGGAGTCGCAGATCTCGATCGCGGCGACGCCGTAGTCGACGGCGGCGGCGATCTGCGCCACGTCGAGCGGCCCGTCCGCGAGATCGGACTTCAGCACGAACGCCACCTCCGCTTCGGCCTTGGGCTGTAGCAGCCGCCCGATCGGCACCCGCGCACCGTCGTCGTAGGCCATGTCGTCGAACAGCACGCCGAAGTCGGGCTGGTCGACGCCCATCTGTTCCTGCACGGCCTTGCTGGTCAGCCCGATCTTGCGGCCGACGATCGACGCACCGGCGTCGGTGCGGCCGCGGGTGAGCCGTTCCTGGACCCGGTAGGCGGCGGGCAGGTCGTCGGAGCCGATGAGGTCACGGACCGGGGTACACGCGACCCCGGTACGCAGTGCGGTCAGCAGCCGGTCGGCCGCTCGCGCCTCGGCCGTCTCGCTGTGGGTTGTCGTCATGTATCGATCGTGTTCTCCCCCGCCGCCCGGGGAAAGCATCCCGTCTCGTTCAGCGAGACGTGGCGCTATCCTGGACCGGATGAGCACTCCGGACAGCGTCCTCGGCAAGGTGATGCTGATCCTGCACGCGTTCGACGTCGACGACCAC
The nucleotide sequence above comes from Gordonia sp. PP30. Encoded proteins:
- a CDS encoding fumarylacetoacetate hydrolase family protein, with amino-acid sequence MTTTHSETAEARAADRLLTALRTGVACTPVRDLIGSDDLPAAYRVQERLTRGRTDAGASIVGRKIGLTSKAVQEQMGVDQPDFGVLFDDMAYDDGARVPIGRLLQPKAEAEVAFVLKSDLADGPLDVAQIAAAVDYGVAAIEICDSRIDGWDIAFADTVADNASSGVYVLGTRHLTLDEFTPVEVGMRMLINGAEVSTGDGAACLGDPLNAVAWLARAARDFGEPLRAGQVILSGALGPMRPLRPGDEVVVEISGLGTVRATFNEGNTHD